In Sphingomonas sp., a single window of DNA contains:
- a CDS encoding YbjN domain-containing protein: MKMGVLIGLGLLAAVPAQAQVKSTDPQSVVKALQDAGYKAELSKDSDGDPIIRSGAQGYKFTIFFMSCANGRNCGDLQFYAGWTDKLTPERANAWTQKHRFARVYSDDKGEAAIEYDLNFEDQPMTTALFRKNLELWDSLVGSFVAYINEPADTEKK, encoded by the coding sequence ATGAAGATGGGGGTGCTGATCGGGCTCGGGCTGCTGGCGGCGGTGCCGGCACAGGCGCAGGTGAAGTCCACCGATCCGCAATCAGTGGTCAAGGCGCTGCAGGATGCGGGGTACAAGGCCGAGTTGTCCAAGGACAGCGACGGCGACCCGATCATCCGCAGCGGCGCGCAGGGCTACAAGTTCACTATCTTCTTCATGAGCTGCGCCAACGGCCGCAACTGCGGCGACCTGCAATTCTATGCCGGCTGGACCGACAAGCTGACGCCCGAGCGGGCCAATGCCTGGACGCAGAAGCATCGCTTCGCGCGCGTCTATTCGGACGACAAGGGGGAGGCGGCGATCGAATATGACCTGAACTTCGAGGACCAGCCGATGACGACCGCGCTGTTCCGCAAGAACCTGGAATTGTGGGATTCACTGGTCGGCAGCTTCGTCGCCTATATCAACGAACCGGCGGATACGGAGAAGAAGTGA